In Bradysia coprophila strain Holo2 unplaced genomic scaffold, BU_Bcop_v1 contig_350, whole genome shotgun sequence, a genomic segment contains:
- the LOC119080162 gene encoding signal recognition particle receptor subunit beta yields MDSTDNNGFPDNIVMGEVDYSNLPYVISLFVLILSLLILFLWRKTKTARTDILLVGPSDSGKTYLFSQLLFSEDKETFTSIAANTGIYNGEQGQIKFVDIPGNERLRSKFLDQYKYLAKGVIFVIDSVTLQRDVRDVADYLYTILADNALSATPILILCNKQDETMAKGSVVVQNLLEKELNLIRTTRSSRLQSVDNTANREDVYLGKQGKDFQFSHLTQNIQIVECSAKERELKNLIGWVTSL; encoded by the exons atggattCAACCGATAACAATGGTTTTCCAGACAATATCGTCATGGGAGAAGTGGATTACTCTAATTTACCCTACGTCATTAGTTTattcgttttaattttaagtttat TAATTCTGTTTTTGTGGAGAAAAACAAAGACTGCACGCACAGATATATTACTGGTAGGACCATCTGATTCTGGGAAAACGTATCTATTTTCACAGTTGCTATTTTCCGAAGACAAAGAAACATTTACATCGATTGCAGCCAATACCGGAATTTATAACGGTGAACAA GGGCAGATCAAGTTTGTGGACATTCCCGGAAACGAGCGGCTACGCAGCAAATTCTTAGATCAATACAAGTATTTGGCTAAAGGCGTTATATTCGTTATCGATAGTGTCACATTACAACGGGATGTTCGTGACGTTGCCGa CTATTTATACACAATTTTGGCCGACAACGCATTATCAGCCACaccgattttgattttatgcaATAAACAAGACGAGACAATGGCCAAAGGCAGTGTAGTCGTTCAGAATTTACTGGAAAAAGAATT AAATCTCATTCGAACAACACGATCCAGTCGTTTGCAGTCCGTTGACAATACCGCTAATCGTGAGGATGTCTATTTGGGAAAGCAGGGAAAGGATTTCCAGTTCAGTCatttaacacaaaatattcaaattgttgAGTGTTCGGCAAAGGAACGTgaactgaaaaatttaattggctGGGTCACTAGTTTGTAA
- the LOC119080161 gene encoding 39S ribosomal protein L46, mitochondrial, with protein MLKRAVRSLLSHSSTHRVKCTPMSAVASEQVKEKWDLYAGVLVERLPVISKSLTKIEQEYSEHLKQIEFERSHKSDFEMRDEKDKLIAQLTQKGNIDDVDSALQQTAQDLKDAWRDEQQQFQLNSRTTDADRKNDVKSANRKLEETLILLVEQKLGNEKLMLLPQGKRLDGETMRQTAERVLKENCGDEIEVSFYGNAPCGFYKWKYPEHQRGESVGAKLFFYRSAFKKGNVNGKQSNFEWLNKGEFQGKLKTQNQYAKSVSELLL; from the exons ATGTTAAAACGTGCTGTACGGTCCCTTTTATCGCATTCCTCCACACATCGAGTGAAGTGTACGCCTATGAGTGCTGTTGCCAGTGAACAAGTAAAGGAAAAATGGGATTTGTATGCAGGCGTACTAGTTGAAAGGCTGCCGGTGATATCAAAATCGCTCACTAAAATAGAGCAAGAATattcg GAGCACTTGAAGCAAATTGAATTCGAACGAAGTCACAAGTCCGATTTTGAAATGCGCGACGAAAAGGACAAATTAATAGCCCAACTAACACAAAAAGGTAATATAGACGACGTTGATTCTGCTCTACAACAAACCGCTCAAGATTTGAAAGATGCCTGGCGTGATGAACAGCAACAGTTTCAACTAAACTCGCGCACAACGGATGCTGATCGTAAAAATGATGTGAAATCTGCCAACCGAAAGCTTGAGGAGACACTAATTCTACTGGTCGAACAAAAGCTTGGCAATGAAAAGCTTATGCTACTTCCGCAAGGTAAACGCTTAGACGGTGAAACAATGCGACAAACAGCTGAACGAgtgttaaaggaaaattgtggcGACGAAATCGAAGTTAGTTTCTACGGCAATGCTCCTTGCGGTTTCTACAAATGGAAATATCCAGAACATCAGCGCGGAGAATCAGTTGGTGCTAAGTTATTCTTTTATCGGTCAGCTTTCAAGAAAGGAAACGTTAACGGGAAACAGTCGAACTTTGAGTGGCTCAATAAGGGTGAATTCcaaggaaaattgaaaactcaaaatcagtACGCAAAGAGTGTATCAGAGCTGTTGCTTTAA